In Streptomyces sp. SID8374, one genomic interval encodes:
- the bioB gene encoding biotin synthase BioB, with translation MDLLNTLVDKGLRRELPTREEALAVLATSDDDLLDVVAAAGKVRRQWFGRRVKLNYLVNLKSGLCPEDCSYCSQRLGSKAGILKYTWLKPDEASKAAAAGVAGGAKRVCLVASGRGPTDRDVDRVTKTIEAIKEQNEGVEVCACLGLLSDGQADRLRSAGADAYNHNLNTSEETYGAITTTHTYADRVETVQQAQAAGLSACSGLIAGMGESDKDLVDVVFALRDLDPDSVPVNFLIPFEGTPLAKEWNLTPQRCLRILAMVRFVCPDVEVRLAGGREVHLRSMQPMALHLVNSIFLGDYLTSEGQAGQADLDMIADAGFEVEGQGTTTLPRHRADALAGGGCGSQATPEAAGCGSHGGGGGCGSHEASGGGCGPCGGHGEPETVAGAGESVPAGAARTDLVAVRRRGAGTDLAPNA, from the coding sequence ATGGACCTGCTGAACACGCTGGTGGACAAGGGGCTGCGGCGCGAACTGCCGACCCGCGAAGAAGCGCTCGCCGTGCTGGCGACCTCCGACGACGACCTGCTGGACGTGGTGGCCGCCGCGGGCAAGGTACGCCGCCAGTGGTTCGGGCGGCGCGTCAAACTCAACTACCTGGTCAACCTGAAGTCGGGGCTCTGCCCCGAGGACTGCTCGTACTGCTCGCAGCGGCTGGGTTCCAAGGCCGGGATCCTCAAGTACACCTGGCTGAAGCCGGACGAGGCGTCCAAGGCGGCGGCCGCCGGGGTCGCGGGCGGGGCCAAGCGGGTCTGTCTGGTGGCGAGCGGGCGCGGGCCGACGGACCGGGACGTGGACCGGGTCACCAAGACCATCGAGGCGATCAAGGAGCAGAACGAGGGCGTCGAGGTCTGCGCCTGCCTCGGTCTGCTCTCCGACGGACAGGCCGACCGGCTGCGTTCGGCGGGCGCCGACGCGTACAACCACAACCTCAACACGTCCGAGGAGACGTACGGGGCGATCACCACCACCCACACGTACGCGGACCGGGTGGAGACCGTGCAGCAGGCCCAGGCCGCGGGCCTTTCGGCGTGTTCCGGGCTGATCGCCGGGATGGGCGAGAGCGACAAGGACCTGGTCGACGTCGTCTTCGCGCTGCGGGACCTGGACCCGGACTCGGTGCCGGTGAACTTCCTCATCCCGTTCGAGGGCACGCCGCTGGCCAAGGAGTGGAACCTCACCCCGCAGCGCTGCCTGCGCATCCTCGCCATGGTCCGCTTCGTCTGCCCGGACGTCGAGGTCCGGCTCGCGGGCGGCCGCGAGGTGCATCTGCGGTCGATGCAGCCGATGGCGCTGCACCTGGTGAACTCGATCTTCCTCGGTGACTACCTGACCAGCGAGGGCCAGGCGGGCCAGGCCGACCTGGACATGATCGCGGACGCCGGCTTCGAGGTGGAGGGCCAGGGCACGACCACGCTGCCGCGCCACCGGGCCGACGCGCTCGCCGGGGGCGGTTGCGGTTCGCAGGCCACGCCGGAGGCGGCGGGCTGCGGTTCGCACGGCGGCGGTGGCGGCTGTGGTTCGCACGAGGCATCCGGCGGCGGCTGCGGGCCGTGCGGTGGCCATGGCGAGCCGGAGACCGTCGCGGGCGCCGGGGAGAGCGTCCCGGCCGGTGCGGCGCGTACGGATCTGGTGGCGGTCCGGCGACGCGGTGCGGGGACGGATCTCGCGCCCAATGCCTGA
- the bioD gene encoding dethiobiotin synthase — protein MTILVVTGTGTEIGKTVVTAAVAAAARGRRVAVLKPAQTGLAPGEPGDAAEVARLAGDHVTSVELARFPEPLAPATAARRAGLAPVRPHEVAEAAEKLATDHDLVLVEGAGGLLVRFDDEGATLADAARLLSAPVLVVAPAGLGTLNSTALTAEALRARGLECLGVVVGSMPDRPDLASRCNIEDLPVAAGAPLLGAVPAGAGALSGADFAAGAAGWLAPELGGTWTVPSL, from the coding sequence ATGACGATTCTCGTGGTGACCGGTACGGGCACGGAGATCGGCAAGACGGTGGTGACCGCCGCCGTGGCGGCCGCTGCGCGGGGGCGCCGGGTCGCGGTGCTCAAGCCCGCGCAGACCGGGCTCGCGCCCGGGGAGCCGGGCGACGCGGCCGAGGTGGCCCGGCTGGCGGGCGACCATGTGACCTCGGTCGAACTGGCCCGGTTCCCCGAGCCGTTGGCCCCGGCCACGGCGGCCCGGCGGGCGGGGCTCGCCCCGGTGCGGCCGCACGAGGTGGCCGAGGCCGCCGAGAAGCTGGCCACCGACCACGATCTGGTTCTGGTCGAGGGGGCGGGCGGGCTGCTCGTCCGGTTCGACGACGAGGGCGCCACCCTCGCGGACGCGGCGCGGCTGCTGTCCGCCCCGGTGCTGGTGGTGGCGCCCGCGGGCCTGGGCACGCTCAACTCCACCGCCTTGACCGCCGAGGCGCTGCGGGCCCGTGGGCTGGAGTGCCTGGGCGTGGTGGTGGGCAGCATGCCGGACCGCCCGGACCTGGCCTCCCGGTGCAACATCGAGGACCTGCCGGTGGCGGCGGGCGCCCCGCTGCTGGGGGCCGTACCGGCCGGGGCGGGGGCCTTGTCGGGCGCCGACTTCGCGGCGGGGGCGGCCGGTTGGCTGGCGCCGGAGCTCGGGGGGACGTGGACCGTACCGTCGCTGTGA
- a CDS encoding adenosylmethionine--8-amino-7-oxononanoate transaminase — MPEPYDPEPGGPAEPKPYSPDELRALDRAHVWHPYGPMPGRQEPLIVESASGVRLRLAEPVEGQRELVDGMSSWWSAVHGYNHPVLNEAARGQLDRMSHVMFGGLTHEPAVRLATRLVEITPEPLQHVFLADSGSVSVEVAVKMCLQFWRSAGRPEKRRLLTWRGGYHGDTWQPMSVCDPEGGMHELWSGALPRQVFADAPPDGFDAQPDPDYVRRLRELIARHADEVAAVIVEPVVQGAGGMRFHSPAYLRVLREACDASDVLLVFDEIATGFGRTGKLFAAGHAGLSPDVMCVGKALTGGYLTMAATLCTSRVAEGISRGEVPVLAHGPTFMGNPLAASIASASVDLLLGQDWEGEVARIGAGLRSGLASASDLPGVVDVRVLGAIGVVQLDHEVDMAAATRAAVREGVWLRPFRDLVYTMPPYVTGDDDVQRICRAVCAAAREG; from the coding sequence ATGCCTGAGCCGTACGACCCCGAACCCGGCGGGCCTGCCGAGCCGAAGCCGTACTCCCCCGACGAACTGCGGGCGCTGGACCGCGCGCACGTCTGGCACCCCTACGGTCCGATGCCCGGCCGGCAGGAGCCGCTGATCGTGGAGTCGGCCTCCGGTGTACGGCTCCGGCTCGCCGAACCCGTCGAGGGGCAGCGGGAGTTGGTGGACGGCATGTCGTCCTGGTGGTCGGCGGTGCACGGCTACAACCACCCGGTCCTCAACGAGGCCGCGCGCGGCCAGCTGGACCGGATGAGCCATGTGATGTTCGGCGGGCTCACCCATGAGCCCGCCGTCCGGCTGGCCACCCGGCTGGTGGAGATCACCCCCGAGCCGCTCCAGCACGTCTTCCTGGCCGACTCGGGGTCCGTGTCGGTCGAGGTCGCGGTCAAGATGTGCCTGCAGTTCTGGCGTTCGGCCGGGCGCCCGGAGAAGCGCAGGCTGCTGACCTGGCGCGGCGGCTACCACGGCGACACCTGGCAGCCGATGTCGGTGTGCGACCCGGAGGGCGGGATGCACGAGCTGTGGTCGGGGGCGCTGCCCCGGCAGGTCTTCGCCGACGCCCCGCCGGACGGTTTCGACGCGCAGCCCGACCCGGACTACGTACGCCGTCTGCGGGAGCTGATCGCCCGTCATGCCGACGAGGTGGCGGCCGTGATCGTGGAGCCCGTGGTGCAGGGAGCGGGTGGGATGCGGTTCCACTCCCCCGCCTATCTGCGGGTGCTGCGCGAGGCGTGCGACGCGTCGGACGTCCTGCTGGTGTTCGACGAGATCGCGACCGGTTTCGGGCGGACGGGGAAGCTTTTCGCCGCCGGGCACGCCGGCCTCTCGCCGGACGTGATGTGTGTCGGCAAGGCGCTGACCGGCGGTTATCTCACGATGGCGGCGACGCTGTGCACCTCGCGGGTGGCAGAGGGGATCTCGCGCGGCGAGGTGCCGGTGCTGGCGCACGGCCCGACGTTCATGGGCAACCCGCTGGCCGCCTCGATCGCCTCGGCCTCGGTGGACCTGCTTCTCGGGCAGGACTGGGAGGGCGAGGTGGCGCGGATCGGCGCGGGACTGCGCTCCGGTCTGGCGTCCGCGTCGGATCTGCCCGGAGTCGTGGACGTACGCGTCCTGGGGGCGATCGGCGTCGTCCAACTCGACCACGAGGTGGACATGGCGGCGGCGACCCGGGCGGCCGTGCGCGAGGGCGTGTGGCTGCGGCCGTTCCGCGATCTGGTGTACACGATGCCGCCGTACGTCACCGGGGACGACGACGTACAACGGATCTGCCGGGCCGTGTGTGCCGCGGCTCGGGAGGGCTGA
- a CDS encoding 8-amino-7-oxononanoate synthase, which translates to MSFAPPFAPFDWIDDEARRRAEAGLVRALRPRSAEAGLLDLASNDYLGLTRHPKVTDAAAAAAHRWGAGATGSRLVTGTTELHAELERELADFCGFEAALVLSSGYAANLAALTALSGRGSLIVSDAGNHASIVDGCRLSRAETAVVPHADPDAVAKAFQGHDGRALAVTDSVFSVDGDAAPLAALAEVCRTANTALVVDDAHGLGVLGDGGRGALAAAGLAGGAGTVATLTLSKSLGSQGGAVLGPARVIDHLVNTARTFIFDTGLAPAAAGGALGALRLLRREPERAARAREVATTLYGRLTAAGLTAVRPDAAVVSVRAPSADAAVTWAADCRSAGVAVGCFRPPSVPDGISRLRLTARADLTEEQITGAVATIVATAPREALAPLS; encoded by the coding sequence ATGTCCTTCGCCCCGCCCTTCGCCCCGTTCGACTGGATCGACGACGAGGCCCGCCGCCGGGCCGAGGCCGGGCTCGTCCGGGCCCTGCGCCCGAGGAGCGCGGAAGCCGGGCTCCTGGACCTCGCGAGCAACGACTACCTGGGCCTCACCCGGCACCCGAAGGTCACCGACGCCGCCGCTGCCGCCGCCCACCGCTGGGGTGCGGGCGCGACGGGGTCCCGGCTGGTCACCGGCACCACCGAGCTGCACGCCGAACTCGAACGGGAACTCGCCGACTTCTGCGGCTTCGAGGCGGCGCTCGTCCTCTCCTCCGGCTACGCGGCCAACCTGGCGGCCCTCACGGCACTGTCCGGGCGCGGTTCGCTCATCGTCTCTGACGCCGGGAACCACGCCTCCATCGTGGACGGCTGCCGGCTATCCCGCGCGGAGACCGCCGTCGTCCCGCACGCCGATCCGGACGCCGTGGCCAAGGCGTTCCAGGGACACGACGGGCGGGCGCTCGCCGTCACCGACTCGGTCTTCTCCGTCGACGGGGACGCGGCCCCGCTCGCCGCGCTGGCCGAGGTGTGCCGCACCGCGAACACCGCCCTGGTAGTGGACGACGCGCACGGCCTCGGCGTCCTCGGCGACGGCGGACGCGGCGCCCTCGCCGCCGCCGGACTTGCGGGCGGTGCGGGGACCGTCGCCACGCTCACGCTCTCCAAGTCGCTGGGCAGCCAGGGCGGTGCGGTCCTCGGACCGGCCCGGGTCATCGACCACCTGGTCAACACCGCCCGTACGTTCATCTTCGACACCGGCCTCGCCCCGGCGGCGGCGGGCGGCGCGCTGGGCGCCCTCCGGCTGCTGCGCCGGGAGCCGGAACGGGCGGCCAGGGCCCGGGAGGTCGCCACCACGCTGTACGGGCGGCTCACCGCCGCCGGGCTGACGGCGGTCCGGCCCGACGCGGCGGTCGTCTCCGTCCGGGCACCCTCCGCCGACGCGGCGGTGACGTGGGCGGCCGACTGCCGGTCGGCCGGAGTGGCGGTCGGGTGCTTCCGGCCGCCGTCGGTGCCGGACGGCATCTCCCGGCTGCGGCTGACCGCACGGGCGGACCTCACCGAGGAGCAGATCACCGGCGCGGTGGCCACGATCGTCGCGACCGCTCCCCGGGAGGCCCTGGCTCCGCTCAGCTGA
- a CDS encoding DUF397 domain-containing protein, whose amino-acid sequence MSDRLAPHPSSPTPEPLLWRRSSRSTGMNNCVETARLYGPGPGGALLAVRDSKDVDRPPLRFSATAWTTFVAGLDRQHIS is encoded by the coding sequence ATGTCCGACCGTCTCGCACCGCACCCGTCGTCACCCACCCCCGAACCACTGCTGTGGCGCCGCAGCAGCCGCTCCACCGGAATGAACAACTGCGTGGAGACCGCACGGCTGTACGGCCCCGGGCCCGGCGGCGCGCTCCTCGCCGTACGCGACTCCAAGGACGTGGACCGGCCGCCGCTCCGGTTCTCCGCGACGGCCTGGACCACCTTCGTGGCCGGGCTGGACCGGCAGCACATCAGCTGA
- a CDS encoding helix-turn-helix transcriptional regulator, with protein MLHGPVVRRRKLGEELRSLRHASGLTSRDTARLLGWHQSKVSRIETGASGVSPQDVTRLLDVYAVRDTQLRALLEVLAGSAGGGGSGWWHAYRGLIPPQYRDFISLESQASTVRTLETSVVPGLLQTAGYARAVTRASLDGLPPDDLDSLVEVRLTRQRVLRAKPPLRFTAVLDEAVLHREVGGPEVMRDQLHHLTQVAQLPHVELQLLPFSVGGYVGLTSPFVIFSFPNISDLDVVVLDHLTSSLYLERKEDLDAYSSAFRTLQTHALTPDRSLELVAAIRRGLR; from the coding sequence ATGCTGCACGGCCCCGTCGTCCGACGGCGGAAGCTCGGCGAGGAGTTACGGAGTCTGCGGCACGCCTCCGGACTGACCAGCCGGGACACGGCGCGGCTGCTCGGCTGGCACCAGTCGAAGGTGAGCCGTATCGAGACCGGCGCCAGCGGGGTCAGCCCCCAGGACGTGACGCGCCTCCTCGACGTCTACGCGGTGCGCGACACCCAGCTGCGCGCCCTGCTCGAAGTGCTCGCCGGGTCGGCGGGCGGCGGCGGCTCGGGGTGGTGGCACGCCTACCGGGGCCTGATCCCGCCCCAGTACCGCGACTTCATCAGCCTGGAGTCGCAGGCGAGTACGGTGCGGACCCTGGAGACCTCGGTGGTGCCGGGGCTGCTCCAGACCGCCGGTTACGCGCGGGCGGTGACCCGGGCCTCGCTGGACGGCTTGCCGCCGGACGACCTCGACTCCCTGGTCGAGGTGCGGCTGACCCGTCAGAGGGTGCTGCGCGCGAAGCCGCCGCTGCGGTTCACCGCCGTCCTGGACGAGGCGGTGCTGCACCGGGAGGTGGGCGGCCCCGAGGTGATGCGGGATCAGCTGCACCATCTGACCCAGGTGGCTCAACTCCCGCACGTGGAGCTTCAGTTGCTGCCGTTCTCCGTCGGCGGGTATGTCGGACTCACCTCGCCTTTCGTTATCTTCTCCTTTCCGAACATTTCTGATCTGGATGTGGTCGTTCTTGACCACTTGACGAGTAGCCTCTATCTGGAGCGGAAAGAAGACCTCGACGCGTACAGCTCGGCCTTCCGCACCTTGCAGACACACGCACTGACCCCGGATCGATCGCTGGAACTCGTCGCCGCGATCCGCCGCGGCCTCCGCTAG